One Pseudomonas sp. HOU2 genomic window carries:
- a CDS encoding DUF2252 family protein, giving the protein MKTPRPSARLEPLSQLRNLKMARSAHAYVRGSTVQFYEWLHSQPGRSLPKGPAVWICGDCHAGNLGPTGDLKGRIDIHIRDLDQTVIGNPAHDLVRLALSLATAARGSDLPGVATARMLEEMMRGYEQAFEDDVDKEPPRPAQVKAGMRSAVQRTWKHLAQERIENTKPTIPLGKHFWSLSREERSALKSLCATPDVHTLVTSLKGRSKDDRVKMLDSAYWVKGCSSLGLKRYAVLLGVGEGDDQEYCLLDIKEAVAAAAPRVARAAMPRDNGKRVVEGARFLSPGLGNRMIATRVLDHGFFIRELLPQDMKLELDQLSQTDAMLAAGYLARVVGLAHARQMDMSTRAEWMRELQTCRSKTLDAPSWLWTSVVQLVGSHEKGYLEHCRRYALEH; this is encoded by the coding sequence ATGAAAACCCCACGGCCCTCCGCACGTCTTGAACCCTTGTCGCAACTGCGCAATTTGAAAATGGCTCGTTCCGCGCATGCCTATGTGCGCGGCAGTACGGTGCAGTTTTATGAGTGGCTGCACAGCCAGCCCGGGCGCAGCCTGCCAAAAGGGCCGGCGGTGTGGATCTGCGGCGATTGTCACGCCGGCAATCTCGGGCCGACCGGCGATCTGAAAGGGCGCATCGACATTCACATCCGCGACCTCGACCAAACCGTTATCGGCAACCCTGCGCATGACTTGGTCCGGCTGGCACTATCGCTGGCGACTGCCGCCCGTGGCTCCGATCTGCCGGGTGTGGCCACGGCACGGATGCTCGAAGAGATGATGCGCGGCTATGAGCAGGCATTCGAAGACGATGTCGACAAAGAGCCGCCAAGACCCGCGCAAGTCAAGGCCGGCATGCGCAGCGCGGTGCAGCGCACCTGGAAGCATCTGGCGCAGGAGCGCATCGAGAACACCAAACCGACCATTCCGCTGGGCAAGCATTTCTGGTCGCTGTCACGGGAAGAACGCAGCGCGCTGAAATCGCTTTGCGCAACGCCTGACGTCCATACGCTGGTGACGTCCCTGAAAGGCCGCTCAAAGGACGACCGAGTGAAAATGCTCGATTCGGCCTACTGGGTCAAAGGCTGCAGCTCGCTGGGGCTCAAGCGTTATGCGGTGTTGCTGGGGGTGGGCGAGGGCGATGATCAGGAATATTGCCTGCTCGATATCAAAGAGGCAGTTGCTGCCGCCGCCCCCCGGGTGGCGCGAGCAGCGATGCCCCGTGACAACGGCAAACGTGTGGTCGAAGGCGCGCGTTTTCTCTCCCCGGGCCTGGGCAACCGGATGATCGCCACCCGCGTGCTCGACCATGGCTTCTTCATCCGCGAACTGCTACCGCAAGACATGAAACTGGAACTGGATCAGTTGAGCCAGACCGACGCGATGCTCGCCGCTGGCTATCTGGCCCGGGTCGTGGGGCTGGCCCATGCCCGGCAGATGGACATGAGTACCCGCGCCGAATGGATGCGTGAATTGCAGACCTGTCGTTCGAAAACGCTGGATGCACCGTCGTGGCTGTGGACGAGTGTCGTGCAGTTGGTGGGCAGCCATGAGAAAGGCTATCTGGAGCATTGTCGGCGCTATGCGCTGGAGCACTGA